One Dokdonia sp. Dokd-P16 genomic window carries:
- a CDS encoding adenylate/guanylate cyclase domain-containing protein, whose protein sequence is MKLLKRELTNNEILFYVRRALWILFAWMLVANIIFLYDYATLVSADALTSDFDFEVSFKANLLVSIMAGLIGGIFTVNIMELWLRKYAFWRALIYITLLYVIIAFIVGTVGAYYYYADYLGLQLTSDLLYDRVISFYTEHIFIKNFVVWLFIVILTLIILMINDKYGPGVFPDYLMGRYFHPKTETRIFMFADIRDATRIAEKLGEQEYFNFLKDFFNDIAPAIMQTKGEVYQYVGDEVVITWKMKNGVKNANALRCYYRMKNTIYKKSVKYYKRYNALPDFKVGFHYGQVTVGELGKIKRDIAFSGDVLNTTARIQSMCNEKGVDILASKAFANILPKLPGTTRVLSMGDELLKGKKEEVSLVTFEQGNVI, encoded by the coding sequence ATGAAACTACTTAAAAGAGAACTTACCAACAACGAAATCCTATTCTACGTAAGGCGTGCCTTGTGGATTCTCTTTGCGTGGATGCTGGTTGCAAATATTATTTTCCTTTATGACTACGCAACACTCGTATCTGCAGATGCGCTTACGTCAGATTTTGATTTTGAAGTTTCCTTCAAGGCAAATCTACTAGTGTCAATAATGGCAGGTTTAATAGGAGGGATTTTTACCGTAAATATTATGGAGCTGTGGCTGCGTAAATATGCCTTCTGGAGAGCGCTTATTTACATAACATTACTCTATGTGATTATTGCGTTTATTGTAGGTACCGTAGGAGCATATTACTATTATGCAGATTACCTAGGCTTACAACTTACAAGTGATTTGCTTTATGACCGCGTGATTTCCTTTTATACCGAGCACATATTTATTAAGAATTTTGTGGTGTGGTTGTTTATTGTCATTCTAACGCTCATCATCCTTATGATTAATGATAAGTATGGTCCAGGCGTTTTTCCAGATTACTTGATGGGGCGTTATTTTCATCCTAAAACTGAGACGCGTATTTTCATGTTTGCAGATATTAGAGACGCCACCAGAATTGCCGAAAAGCTGGGCGAACAAGAGTACTTCAATTTCTTAAAAGACTTTTTTAATGATATCGCACCAGCTATTATGCAAACTAAGGGTGAAGTGTATCAATACGTAGGCGATGAGGTTGTCATCACCTGGAAGATGAAAAATGGTGTAAAAAATGCAAATGCCTTGCGCTGCTATTATCGTATGAAAAATACCATCTACAAGAAATCTGTAAAGTATTACAAGCGTTACAATGCTTTGCCAGATTTTAAAGTTGGCTTTCATTATGGCCAGGTGACTGTGGGGGAGCTGGGTAAAATAAAGAGAGATATCGCCTTTTCTGGAGATGTACTTAATACTACAGCTCGTATCCAGAGCATGTGTAATGAGAAGGGTGTAGATATCCTTGCATCTAAGGCTTTTGCAAACATACTTCCTAAGTTGCCAGGCACTACACGAGTATTATCTATGGGTGATGAGCTTCTTAAGGGTAAAAAGGAGGAAGTTTCGCTAGTGACTTTTGAGCAGGGTAATGTGATTTAA
- a CDS encoding DUF3667 domain-containing protein: MSKKPSDNSKIDKKSSTPAKKRKDALIVSDHCKNCGTPLQLDQRFCSHCGAKRMYNRLNTRNLLEDFTERFLNIENVFLKTFIVLFTAPEDVIHGYVEGLRKRYMSAFGYFAVALTITSIYTFFFRNWFIDSESFSEFSNGFASGFKSPDTTILSDYMDFVFDYQSLFSFLCIPLYAVISKLVFWNYKQYNFIEHIVIYLYTYSQVQILMSVLGMLFIWSNMAQIILGVVTSVFPIIYTIYVLYRIFDLTIEKAILKTILFLAILLPLSCLFMSAVGGIMYATGMLDEFVADVKQQSEIARAAREAAAKAKDSIRADSIKAAVQIVKDTLN; this comes from the coding sequence ATGTCTAAAAAACCATCAGATAATAGTAAAATAGATAAAAAGAGTAGTACGCCTGCTAAAAAAAGGAAAGATGCTCTCATAGTTTCTGATCACTGTAAAAACTGCGGAACCCCATTACAACTAGACCAGCGATTCTGTTCTCATTGTGGAGCAAAGCGTATGTATAACAGACTCAATACACGTAATCTTCTAGAGGACTTCACAGAGCGTTTTCTCAATATTGAGAATGTATTTTTAAAAACCTTTATCGTATTATTTACTGCACCAGAAGATGTAATTCATGGCTATGTAGAAGGTCTTAGAAAAAGGTACATGTCTGCTTTTGGGTATTTTGCTGTAGCACTTACCATCACGAGTATTTATACCTTTTTCTTTAGAAATTGGTTTATTGATTCTGAGAGTTTCTCTGAGTTTTCAAATGGATTTGCTAGCGGATTCAAATCCCCTGATACTACAATATTGAGTGATTACATGGACTTTGTGTTTGATTATCAAAGTCTCTTCAGTTTTCTGTGCATTCCGCTGTATGCTGTAATCTCAAAACTGGTTTTTTGGAACTATAAGCAATACAACTTTATAGAACATATAGTCATCTATTTATACACCTATTCTCAGGTTCAGATTTTGATGTCTGTACTTGGTATGCTCTTCATCTGGTCAAATATGGCGCAAATAATTTTAGGAGTGGTGACTAGTGTGTTTCCTATAATTTATACGATTTATGTACTCTATAGGATATTTGACTTAACAATAGAAAAGGCTATACTTAAAACTATACTATTTCTAGCTATACTATTACCGTTATCATGCCTTTTTATGAGTGCCGTGGGCGGGATTATGTATGCCACTGGTATGCTTGATGAGTTTGTAGCAGATGTAAAACAGCAATCTGAAATAGCCAGAGCAGCTAGAGAAGCCGCTGCAAAAGCAAAGGACTCCATACGTGCAGATAGTATCAAAGCAGCTGTGCAAATCGTAAAAGATACTCTTAACTAA
- a CDS encoding diadenylate cyclase, translating into MEILENLRILDGIDIFLVATLMFYLYRLVKGTVAINIFIGIVVIYLIWQLTVLLKMEMLSTILGQFIGVGMFALIVVFQQEIRKFLLLIGSTNLTKGGLFKNFNFSKKEGVLNLDIHAILGACENMSNTKTGALIIIRRATSLEFVKDTGDRMEIEVNRPIIESVFYKNSTLHDGAMIIEDNKITATRVILPVTQERNIPLRFGLRHRAAVGITEKTDALALVVSEESGAINYIKDGEFVLFDTIDELRVLLEEELM; encoded by the coding sequence TTGGAAATTTTAGAAAATCTGCGCATCTTAGACGGTATCGATATCTTTCTCGTTGCTACCTTGATGTTTTACTTATACAGGCTCGTTAAGGGTACAGTAGCTATAAATATATTTATAGGTATTGTGGTAATTTACCTTATCTGGCAACTCACAGTACTTCTCAAAATGGAAATGCTTAGTACTATACTAGGGCAGTTTATAGGCGTAGGTATGTTTGCGCTCATTGTAGTGTTCCAGCAAGAGATTAGAAAGTTTTTATTACTCATAGGAAGCACAAACCTCACGAAGGGCGGACTATTTAAGAATTTTAATTTTTCAAAAAAAGAAGGTGTTCTCAATCTAGATATTCATGCAATTCTAGGAGCTTGTGAGAATATGAGTAATACAAAGACAGGTGCACTTATCATTATAAGGAGAGCAACAAGTCTTGAGTTTGTAAAAGATACGGGAGACCGTATGGAGATTGAGGTAAACAGACCTATTATAGAAAGTGTTTTCTATAAGAACTCTACGTTACACGATGGTGCAATGATTATTGAGGATAATAAAATAACAGCAACTCGTGTAATTTTACCTGTAACTCAAGAACGCAATATTCCTTTACGCTTTGGACTTAGACACCGAGCAGCTGTAGGTATTACAGAAAAAACAGATGCACTTGCACTAGTGGTAAGTGAAGAAAGTGGTGCTATAAATTATATAAAGGATGGTGAGTTTGTACTCTTTGATACTATAGATGAGCTGCGTGTTTTATTAGAAGAAGAATTGATGTAA
- a CDS encoding GNAT family N-acetyltransferase, whose amino-acid sequence MKTLQGTHCYLRALEPEDIDHVYRVENDEGLWSVGETLVPFSKYVLKEYLANSHRDIFDVRQLRLVICDSTSHSSVGLIDVFDFDPHNLRAGIGIVIAGEEHKRKGYATESINLLKNYCNTHLNLHQLYANIEEDNKASIALFEKAGFELIGIKKQWRRKRSLTTGKESYINELLYQHIF is encoded by the coding sequence ATGAAGACATTGCAAGGCACCCATTGCTATTTAAGAGCACTTGAACCAGAAGATATTGATCACGTGTATCGTGTAGAAAATGATGAAGGTTTATGGAGTGTGGGAGAGACGCTGGTTCCGTTTTCTAAATATGTGCTCAAAGAATACTTAGCAAACAGCCACCGTGATATCTTTGACGTACGTCAGCTACGTTTAGTCATATGTGATAGTACTTCACATAGTTCTGTAGGTCTTATTGATGTATTTGACTTTGATCCTCATAATTTGCGAGCAGGTATAGGTATTGTGATTGCAGGAGAAGAACACAAAAGAAAAGGCTATGCCACAGAGAGTATTAACCTTCTCAAAAATTACTGCAATACACATCTGAATTTACACCAACTATATGCTAATATAGAAGAGGATAATAAGGCGAGTATTGCACTTTTTGAAAAAGCAGGTTTTGAGTTAATAGGTATTAAAAAACAGTGGAGACGTAAACGTAGTCTCACTACAGGAAAAGAATCATATATAAACGAATTACTATACCAACACATATTCTAG
- a CDS encoding DUF3667 domain-containing protein — protein MSKLSRAEKKALKKKQNQLEVKDTCINCEQFIALDQRFCSHCGGKRIYNKLTWRNLLEDFFDRFFNLENSFVKTFVALFRQPEDVIGGYINGMRKKYLPAFSYFAIAITFTSFYYYLLKGWFWDNYMTAQKLVNDESISQTQLELQESISTLLMENQSLYMFLIIPFFALMSKIVFWNYKKYNLVEHFVIYLYVYSHFSMISVVMQIAFIWSPTVLNILSVVVFLLMLFYTVYVLKRLFKLTMTSVLVKTLFFFLIFTVFSCVLSLPLVALSFKSAINVNQNGQKEIDDSNFIGKILKFSQEQAEQKIKQDSIKQDSLKRLEYELEITPDMIKNRPQ, from the coding sequence ATGTCTAAGTTATCTCGCGCTGAGAAAAAAGCTCTAAAAAAGAAACAGAACCAATTAGAAGTAAAGGACACCTGTATAAATTGTGAACAATTTATAGCGCTAGATCAAAGGTTTTGCTCACACTGTGGTGGTAAGCGTATTTACAATAAACTCACGTGGCGTAACTTACTAGAAGATTTCTTTGACAGGTTTTTCAATCTTGAAAATTCCTTTGTAAAAACATTTGTGGCGCTGTTTCGCCAGCCAGAAGACGTAATAGGTGGTTACATAAATGGAATGCGCAAGAAGTACCTTCCTGCTTTTAGTTACTTTGCGATTGCGATCACATTTACTAGTTTTTATTATTACTTACTTAAGGGTTGGTTTTGGGATAACTATATGACTGCACAAAAGCTTGTTAATGATGAGTCTATATCCCAGACACAGCTAGAGCTACAAGAAAGTATTTCCACTCTTCTTATGGAGAATCAATCACTATATATGTTTTTGATAATTCCTTTTTTTGCATTAATGTCTAAAATTGTCTTTTGGAATTATAAAAAATATAATCTAGTAGAGCACTTTGTAATCTATTTATATGTCTACAGTCACTTCTCTATGATAAGTGTTGTAATGCAAATTGCATTTATCTGGAGTCCTACTGTACTTAATATTCTAAGTGTAGTAGTATTTTTATTAATGCTATTTTATACTGTTTACGTACTTAAAAGACTGTTTAAACTCACCATGACGAGTGTACTTGTAAAGACGCTCTTTTTCTTTTTAATATTTACAGTTTTTTCTTGTGTGTTGAGCTTGCCATTAGTTGCCCTAAGTTTTAAGTCTGCAATTAATGTGAATCAAAACGGTCAAAAAGAAATAGACGACAGCAATTTTATAGGTAAAATTTTGAAATTCAGCCAAGAACAGGCAGAGCAAAAAATAAAACAAGACTCCATAAAACAAGACAGCCTTAAACGTCTAGAGTATGAGCTGGAGATCACTCCAGATATGATTAAAAATAGACCTCAGTAG
- a CDS encoding thioredoxin family protein — MSLTPSNMLELGTKAPEFQLIDTVTNQLCSYHDIKGERGTVVMFICNHCPFVIHVIDEIVRIANDYRVLGFGFVAISSNDIVKYPQDGPEMMWQNARKNSFTFPYLLDETQEVAKNYKAACTPDLYVFGPNDKLVYRGQLDNSRPGNGIPVNGRDLREALDNIFNSKPQSTLQKPSMGCNIKWKS, encoded by the coding sequence ATGTCACTCACTCCATCTAATATGCTCGAGCTGGGCACAAAAGCCCCAGAATTTCAACTTATAGATACCGTTACTAACCAGCTGTGTAGTTATCATGATATTAAAGGAGAACGCGGTACTGTGGTGATGTTTATATGTAATCACTGTCCTTTTGTTATTCATGTGATAGATGAGATTGTGCGTATCGCAAATGATTATCGCGTGCTTGGTTTTGGATTTGTTGCCATAAGCAGTAATGATATCGTTAAGTATCCTCAAGATGGGCCAGAGATGATGTGGCAGAATGCTCGTAAAAACAGCTTCACATTTCCTTATCTACTTGATGAAACGCAAGAGGTAGCAAAAAACTATAAGGCGGCATGTACTCCAGATCTCTATGTTTTTGGACCTAATGACAAGCTCGTGTATCGTGGTCAGCTTGATAATAGTCGTCCGGGTAATGGAATTCCTGTAAATGGACGTGACCTTAGAGAGGCGCTAGATAACATTTTCAATAGTAAGCCACAATCTACCCTCCAAAAGCCAAGTATGGGTTGTAATATCAAGTGGAAATCATAA
- the dapF gene encoding diaminopimelate epimerase codes for MTIPFSKYQGTGNDFVIIDNRTQYFPKDDTKLISKLCDRKFGIGADGLMLLENHPSADFRMVYYNADGNESSMCGNGGRCLVAFAKALSIIENKATFEAIDGLHEASIEDDIVQLKMQDVSEIKKEPKYTFLDTGSPHHIAMVDDVEKVNVKAEGAALRYGSLYGEAGSNINFVQQLDNAHFAVRTYERGVEDETLSCGTGVTAVALAAHTNGLTTSNKVALDVQGGKLSVQFDKTNDGYSNIYLIGPATFVFKGEW; via the coding sequence ATGACAATCCCATTTTCAAAATATCAAGGTACTGGCAATGATTTTGTAATCATAGATAACCGTACTCAATACTTTCCCAAAGATGATACCAAACTCATCTCAAAGCTCTGTGACAGAAAGTTTGGCATAGGAGCAGACGGTTTGATGCTGTTAGAAAATCACCCTTCGGCAGATTTTAGAATGGTGTACTATAATGCAGATGGTAATGAAAGTAGCATGTGCGGTAATGGTGGACGCTGCTTGGTAGCTTTCGCGAAAGCGTTATCTATTATAGAAAATAAGGCAACCTTTGAAGCGATAGATGGTTTACACGAGGCAAGCATAGAAGACGATATCGTGCAGCTGAAAATGCAAGATGTATCTGAAATTAAGAAAGAGCCTAAATATACTTTTCTAGATACAGGGTCACCACATCACATTGCAATGGTAGACGATGTAGAAAAAGTAAACGTAAAAGCCGAAGGTGCAGCATTGCGTTACGGTAGTTTATATGGTGAAGCGGGTAGTAACATCAATTTTGTACAGCAATTAGATAATGCTCATTTTGCAGTGCGCACCTACGAGCGTGGAGTAGAGGATGAGACGTTGAGTTGTGGTACCGGAGTTACAGCTGTTGCTCTCGCAGCACACACAAATGGGTTAACAACTAGCAATAAAGTAGCGCTAGATGTACAAGGTGGGAAACTGTCTGTACAGTTTGATAAAACGAATGATGGATATTCAAATATCTATTTAATAGGTCCTGCAACATTTGTTTTTAAAGGAGAATGGTAA
- the mltG gene encoding endolytic transglycosylase MltG produces the protein MYIKKILLLIVAIGIVIGGVFAYTVYTSIFSDNTAFNNDRAHLYIATGSAFNDVVADLSPLLKDEDSFITVAEKKGYNDNVRPGHYIIKKGMSNNEIINTIRIKNTPVKVAFNNQERLQDMAGRVATQIEADSTSLITAMLDTNFLREHDFNNDTALTMYIPNSYEFFWNTSAEDFRARMLSEYKKFWNATRLAKAAALNLTPQEVYSIAAIVQKETAKTDERPRVAGVYLNRLRDGIKLDADPTVIYAVKREKNDWDMVIKRVLYKDLEVDSPYNTYRNRGIPPGPIFMPDVTAIQAVLNPEKHNYYYFVADVENFGYHKFAKTLSQHNANSAAYRRWINNKGINR, from the coding sequence ATGTACATTAAAAAGATTTTACTACTTATAGTTGCCATAGGCATTGTTATAGGAGGCGTATTTGCTTACACAGTATACACTTCTATTTTTTCTGACAACACTGCCTTTAACAATGATCGCGCGCACTTATACATCGCAACAGGATCTGCTTTTAATGATGTGGTTGCAGATCTCTCACCACTCTTAAAAGACGAAGATTCTTTTATTACTGTAGCCGAAAAGAAAGGATATAATGATAATGTAAGACCTGGTCATTACATTATAAAAAAGGGGATGAGTAATAATGAGATTATCAATACCATCCGTATTAAAAATACACCTGTAAAAGTGGCTTTTAATAACCAAGAGCGTTTACAAGATATGGCGGGTAGAGTAGCAACCCAAATAGAAGCAGACAGTACATCGCTTATAACAGCGATGCTAGATACAAACTTCTTGAGAGAGCATGACTTTAATAATGATACTGCACTTACCATGTATATCCCTAATAGCTACGAGTTTTTCTGGAACACGAGTGCAGAAGATTTTAGAGCAAGAATGCTAAGTGAGTATAAAAAATTCTGGAATGCCACGAGATTAGCCAAAGCAGCAGCGCTTAATCTAACTCCGCAAGAAGTATACTCAATAGCAGCCATTGTGCAAAAGGAAACTGCCAAAACTGACGAAAGACCTAGAGTAGCTGGTGTGTATTTAAACAGACTTAGAGATGGCATAAAACTAGATGCAGATCCTACTGTTATTTATGCCGTAAAGAGAGAAAAGAATGACTGGGACATGGTAATAAAACGTGTGCTGTATAAAGATCTAGAAGTAGACTCTCCGTATAATACTTATAGAAATAGAGGTATTCCTCCAGGACCTATATTCATGCCAGATGTAACGGCTATCCAGGCCGTGCTCAATCCAGAAAAGCATAACTACTACTACTTTGTAGCAGATGTAGAAAACTTTGGATATCACAAGTTTGCTAAGACATTGTCACAACACAACGCAAATAGCGCGGCATACAGACGCTGGATTAATAATAAGGGCATCAATCGTTAA
- the htpG gene encoding molecular chaperone HtpG, translating into MSTGKINVSVENIFPLIKKFLYSDHEIFLRELVSNATDATLKLKHLTSIGEASVDYGNPKIEIKIDKEGKKLHIIDQGLGMTQDEVEKYINQLAFSGAEEFLNKYEEGAKDTGIIGHFGLGFYSAFMVASTVEIITKSYKDEPAAHWTCDGSPNFTLEAADKTDRGTEIILHIADDSLEFLEENRISGLLAKYNKFMPVPIKFGMKTETLPKPEDAKEEDPAPTQEVDNIINNPEPAWTKQPADLKDEDYKNFYQELYPSQFDEPLFNIHLNVDYPFNLTGILYFPKLGQDMNMQKDRIQLYQNQVFVTDNVEGIVPDFLTMLRGVIDSPDIPLNVSRSYLQADGAVKKISGYISRKVADKLKSLFNSDRADFEKKWNDIKLVIEYGMLSEDKFFEKADKFALYPTVDDSYFTWEELEAKIKDNQTDKDGKMVVLYASDKDAQHSYIESAKAKGYEVLLLDTPIVPHLIQKLETSKENVSFVRVDGDHINNLIKKEEEEISKLSDEEMETVKTTITEAIGTTSYTVQVEAMDSNDAPFIITQPEFMRRMKEMQQTGGGGMNMFGNMPEMYNLVVNGNHALVSEILNADSEDTKKRLITQSFDLAKLSQNLLKGEELTSFIKRSYEMIK; encoded by the coding sequence ATGTCAACAGGAAAAATTAATGTATCGGTAGAGAATATCTTTCCGCTTATTAAAAAGTTCTTATATAGTGATCACGAGATCTTTCTTCGTGAGCTCGTTTCAAATGCAACAGATGCAACACTTAAACTAAAGCACTTAACTTCAATAGGAGAGGCTAGTGTAGATTATGGAAATCCTAAAATTGAGATTAAGATTGATAAAGAAGGAAAGAAACTTCACATTATCGATCAAGGTCTTGGTATGACACAAGATGAGGTTGAAAAGTACATCAACCAACTTGCATTTTCTGGAGCAGAGGAGTTTTTAAATAAGTATGAAGAAGGTGCAAAGGATACTGGAATTATAGGTCACTTTGGTCTAGGTTTCTACTCTGCTTTTATGGTAGCATCTACCGTAGAGATTATCACAAAGTCTTATAAAGATGAGCCAGCAGCGCACTGGACGTGTGACGGTAGTCCTAACTTCACACTTGAAGCGGCAGATAAAACAGACAGAGGAACAGAAATCATACTGCACATTGCAGATGATAGCTTAGAGTTTCTTGAAGAAAATCGTATCTCTGGATTACTAGCTAAGTATAACAAGTTTATGCCAGTGCCAATTAAGTTTGGTATGAAAACAGAAACACTTCCTAAGCCAGAAGATGCAAAAGAAGAAGATCCAGCACCTACACAAGAGGTAGATAATATCATCAACAACCCAGAACCAGCATGGACTAAGCAACCTGCAGATCTAAAGGATGAAGATTATAAGAACTTCTATCAAGAATTATATCCATCACAATTTGATGAGCCATTATTCAACATTCATTTAAATGTAGATTATCCTTTTAACCTAACAGGTATTTTATACTTCCCTAAGTTAGGACAGGATATGAACATGCAGAAGGATCGCATACAGTTATATCAAAACCAAGTTTTTGTAACAGATAATGTAGAAGGTATTGTTCCAGATTTCTTAACAATGTTGCGCGGAGTAATAGACTCTCCAGATATTCCACTTAACGTATCACGTAGCTATTTACAAGCAGATGGTGCCGTAAAGAAAATCTCTGGTTATATCTCACGTAAAGTAGCAGATAAGCTTAAGTCATTATTTAATAGCGATAGAGCAGATTTTGAGAAGAAATGGAATGACATTAAACTCGTAATCGAGTACGGAATGTTATCTGAAGATAAATTCTTTGAAAAAGCAGATAAGTTTGCTTTATACCCTACAGTAGATGATTCTTACTTTACATGGGAAGAGCTTGAAGCAAAAATAAAAGACAACCAGACCGATAAGGATGGTAAAATGGTGGTGCTTTATGCAAGTGATAAAGATGCACAACACTCATACATAGAAAGTGCAAAAGCAAAAGGATATGAAGTACTATTACTGGATACTCCTATTGTACCGCACTTAATCCAAAAACTGGAGACAAGTAAAGAGAATGTGAGCTTCGTACGTGTAGATGGAGATCATATCAATAACCTAATCAAGAAAGAAGAAGAAGAGATTTCTAAACTTTCTGATGAGGAGATGGAAACTGTAAAAACTACCATTACTGAGGCGATAGGAACTACTTCTTATACGGTTCAAGTAGAAGCAATGGATAGTAATGATGCGCCATTTATCATTACACAACCTGAGTTTATGCGTCGTATGAAAGAGATGCAGCAAACTGGCGGTGGCGGTATGAACATGTTTGGTAATATGCCAGAGATGTACAACCTCGTAGTAAATGGTAATCATGCACTTGTGTCAGAAATTCTTAATGCAGACTCAGAAGACACTAAGAAGCGTTTAATCACGCAATCATTTGATCTAGCAAAGCTTTCTCAAAACCTACTTAAAGGTGAGGAGCTTACTAGCTTTATCAAACGTTCTTACGAGATGATTAAATAA
- a CDS encoding peptidoglycan-binding protein LysM produces the protein MKRRYLLLVVLLPVLFIISTGFIVKDDKGNAIAAMWFKNQADTFVTPTLESFVPDFPGGFNSPVLGTSYIGFKEALAFSESSGNYFAVNRLGYKGRYQFGQSTLKWVGVDSARDFMSSPAMQESAFDALVARNKYVLREYINAFDGKTIGGHKVTESGLIAAAHLCGAGNVKKFLDSGGEDVFADANNVPLTSYLSRFGNFDTSIIPANASAKATL, from the coding sequence ATGAAGAGACGTTATTTACTATTAGTAGTATTGCTACCTGTGTTATTTATAATATCTACAGGTTTCATTGTAAAAGATGATAAGGGCAATGCGATAGCCGCAATGTGGTTCAAAAACCAGGCAGATACTTTTGTAACTCCTACGCTTGAATCATTTGTACCCGATTTTCCAGGAGGATTTAATAGTCCTGTTCTAGGAACATCGTATATAGGCTTTAAAGAAGCTTTAGCTTTTAGTGAGTCCAGTGGTAATTATTTTGCAGTAAACAGACTTGGTTATAAAGGCAGATACCAGTTTGGTCAATCTACTCTTAAGTGGGTAGGTGTAGACAGTGCAAGAGATTTTATGAGCTCTCCAGCCATGCAAGAAAGTGCCTTTGATGCGCTTGTTGCAAGGAATAAATATGTTTTACGTGAGTATATCAACGCCTTTGATGGTAAAACAATAGGAGGTCATAAAGTTACCGAAAGTGGTCTCATAGCTGCGGCACATTTATGCGGAGCTGGAAACGTTAAGAAATTTCTTGACTCTGGTGGTGAAGATGTATTTGCAGATGCAAATAATGTACCTCTCACATCTTATCTAAGTCGCTTTGGCAACTTTGATACATCAATTATCCCCGCAAATGCGTCGGCAAAAGCTACTTTATAA
- a CDS encoding peptidoglycan-binding protein LysM, with product MLRNLTKVTVLPFMLGILMISPTSDETYDFTHYTTDGTSLDYSVALPNETEEVPFVFNPTPLTGKNYTGFKEALAFKESRGDYLTINSFGYLGKYQFGASTLDLLGITDGSEFLEDPLLQEQAFLLNASRNKWVLRRDIKRFEGRWIAGVRVTESGILAAAHLAGPGSVKKFLRSGGETGFADAFGTNIRSYMKRFSGYDVSNVKAVKYPSIDKLTANL from the coding sequence ATGCTAAGAAACTTGACTAAAGTTACTGTATTACCTTTTATGTTAGGTATTCTGATGATTTCCCCAACATCTGACGAAACATATGATTTTACTCACTATACTACAGATGGAACATCTCTAGATTACAGTGTTGCCCTTCCTAATGAAACTGAAGAAGTTCCATTTGTTTTTAACCCCACCCCACTTACCGGAAAAAATTATACAGGTTTTAAAGAAGCACTCGCTTTTAAAGAATCGAGAGGTGATTACTTAACGATAAACAGTTTTGGTTACCTTGGGAAATACCAGTTTGGAGCATCCACGCTTGACCTTTTAGGTATTACAGATGGATCTGAGTTTTTAGAAGATCCACTACTTCAAGAACAGGCTTTTTTATTAAATGCTTCCCGTAATAAATGGGTTCTAAGACGTGATATTAAGCGTTTTGAAGGACGATGGATTGCAGGAGTACGAGTGACGGAGTCCGGTATACTTGCCGCAGCTCACCTTGCTGGACCTGGCAGTGTGAAGAAATTTTTAAGATCTGGTGGAGAAACAGGTTTTGCAGATGCCTTTGGTACCAACATACGTAGCTATATGAAGCGATTTTCTGGTTATGATGTATCTAATGTGAAAGCAGTAAAATACCCTTCTATTGACAAATTAACGGCTAATCTATAA